A window of the Sphaerobacter thermophilus DSM 20745 genome harbors these coding sequences:
- a CDS encoding branched-chain amino acid transaminase codes for MTTSPLLQYAFFEGEFVPSDQAKVSIATHALQYGTGAFGGIRGYLDNDGRTINIFRLSDHVQRLLHSGRLLRAELPYSADDVCGIITDLVRRNAPRHNVYIRPFIYKASLQLVPRLTGLKDELAVYMIPLDDYLDLSKPVRLMVSSWQRIEDNIIPSRGKVTGGYINSALAKDQAAEAGYDDALMLNEHGEVAEASGANLFIVRNGTLVTSPVTSDILEGITRRSIVEFARDAGIPVEERSIDRSELYIADEAFLCGTGVQIAAVGSIDGRPIGDGQRGPITEKLQDIFFTLVRGGDSPYRHYLTRVPIE; via the coding sequence ATGACGACGTCACCGCTCCTACAGTACGCGTTCTTTGAGGGGGAGTTTGTCCCATCGGATCAGGCCAAGGTCAGCATTGCGACCCACGCCCTGCAGTACGGGACCGGCGCCTTCGGCGGGATCCGCGGCTACCTCGACAATGACGGCCGGACGATCAACATCTTCCGGCTCTCGGACCACGTCCAGCGCCTGCTTCACTCCGGCCGGCTCCTGCGGGCGGAACTGCCGTACAGCGCCGATGACGTGTGCGGCATCATCACCGACCTGGTCCGGCGCAACGCGCCGCGCCACAACGTCTACATCCGCCCCTTCATCTACAAGGCCAGCCTGCAGTTGGTGCCGCGGCTCACCGGGCTCAAGGACGAGCTGGCCGTGTACATGATCCCGCTCGACGACTACCTCGACCTGAGCAAGCCGGTGCGCCTGATGGTCTCCTCCTGGCAGCGCATCGAGGACAACATCATCCCGAGCCGGGGCAAGGTCACCGGCGGTTACATCAACTCCGCCCTCGCCAAGGACCAGGCGGCCGAGGCCGGCTACGACGACGCGCTCATGCTGAACGAGCACGGCGAGGTCGCCGAGGCGAGCGGGGCCAACCTCTTCATCGTGCGCAACGGGACGCTGGTCACCTCGCCGGTCACGTCCGACATCCTGGAAGGCATCACCCGCCGCAGCATCGTTGAGTTCGCGCGCGATGCGGGCATCCCGGTCGAGGAGCGCTCGATCGACCGCAGTGAGCTGTACATCGCGGACGAGGCGTTCTTGTGCGGCACCGGCGTTCAGATCGCGGCGGTTGGCTCCATCGACGGTCGGCCCATCGGGGACGGCCAACGTGGGCCGATCACCGAGAAGCTGCAGGACATCTTCTTCACGCTGGTGCGCGGGGGTGATTCGCCCTACCGCCACTACCTGACGCGGGTGCCGATCGAGTAG
- a CDS encoding ABC transporter substrate-binding protein translates to MVGDGTTRVGRLAALLALVLALTACSPFGRGAPSPTAAPTAWATPGAEQAGSPATPIPSTPSVKGGRIVEGGLTEPRTLNPLFVADPLSEALSSLVFSGLVAVDPVSAEPRPDLAESWDVSEDGLTYTFHLREGVVWHDGQPFSARDVVFTYEAMMNDRVRSPRYSRLVERVRQVRALDSATVEFHLVHADASFLTTLATLGIVPQHALAGVLPEELVTSPFGLSTAVGTGPFSLQQWIRGDRILFRRHAGYHGGPLATEEYVYQVLGSPEDLLAALREGMIDWAELDPAMVAEAEQIDGVVIERLPSFDMTYVALQLDPAKSTLFSDPRVRQALMLALDREAAVAEFWQGHADVADGTLPPASWAYRTSETVYRADLDAARRLLDEAGWVPGPDGVRVKDGVPLRFTLTTNGDNPRRRQVAEWLIRSWQALGIAVEPQFETWSTVRQRVVREGDFDAVLLGYRWPVDPDQSMLWSSDSFFDGLNIGHYASAEVDALLQQALEATDRAERAELYAQMQEHVMQDLPVLPLAFPHVLVARSERLQGSEITVILVRNRADIAQWVPVVGE, encoded by the coding sequence ATGGTGGGGGACGGGACAACCCGCGTCGGCCGGCTTGCGGCGCTGTTGGCGCTGGTGCTGGCGCTCACGGCCTGCTCGCCGTTCGGCCGCGGTGCCCCGTCGCCCACCGCGGCGCCCACCGCGTGGGCCACGCCGGGCGCCGAACAAGCGGGTAGCCCGGCGACCCCCATCCCGTCGACTCCCAGCGTGAAGGGCGGGCGCATCGTCGAAGGTGGCCTGACCGAGCCGCGCACGCTCAACCCCCTCTTCGTCGCCGACCCGCTCTCCGAGGCGCTCAGTTCCCTGGTGTTCAGTGGGCTGGTGGCGGTCGACCCGGTCAGCGCCGAGCCGCGGCCCGATCTCGCCGAGTCGTGGGACGTCTCCGAGGACGGGCTGACCTATACCTTCCACCTGCGTGAGGGTGTCGTCTGGCACGACGGACAGCCATTCTCGGCGCGGGATGTGGTCTTCACCTACGAGGCAATGATGAACGACCGGGTGCGGTCGCCGCGCTACTCGCGCCTTGTGGAGCGCGTGCGTCAGGTGCGGGCGCTTGACTCCGCCACGGTCGAGTTCCACCTGGTCCACGCCGATGCTTCCTTCCTTACGACGCTGGCCACCCTGGGGATCGTCCCGCAGCATGCGCTCGCGGGTGTGCTGCCTGAGGAGCTGGTCACAAGCCCCTTCGGCCTGAGCACAGCGGTCGGTACCGGGCCGTTCAGCCTGCAACAGTGGATCCGCGGCGACCGGATACTCTTCCGCCGCCACGCCGGCTACCACGGCGGGCCGTTGGCGACCGAGGAGTACGTGTACCAGGTCCTTGGCTCGCCGGAGGATCTGCTCGCCGCGCTCCGGGAGGGCATGATCGACTGGGCGGAGCTGGACCCGGCGATGGTGGCTGAGGCGGAGCAGATCGATGGGGTGGTGATCGAGCGGCTGCCGAGCTTCGATATGACCTACGTCGCGCTCCAGCTCGACCCGGCCAAGAGCACGCTCTTCAGCGACCCGCGCGTGCGGCAGGCGCTGATGCTGGCGCTCGACCGCGAGGCCGCGGTGGCCGAATTCTGGCAAGGCCACGCAGACGTAGCGGACGGGACGCTGCCACCGGCCTCGTGGGCGTATCGCACCAGCGAAACGGTCTACCGGGCGGACCTCGACGCCGCCCGGCGACTGCTCGACGAGGCGGGCTGGGTGCCCGGGCCGGATGGGGTCCGCGTGAAGGACGGCGTGCCGCTCCGCTTCACGCTCACGACCAACGGCGACAATCCCCGGCGGCGGCAGGTGGCGGAGTGGCTGATCCGGAGCTGGCAGGCGCTGGGGATCGCGGTCGAGCCGCAGTTCGAGACCTGGAGCACGGTACGGCAGCGCGTGGTCCGCGAGGGCGACTTTGACGCGGTGCTCCTGGGCTACCGCTGGCCGGTTGACCCGGATCAGAGTATGCTATGGTCCTCGGACTCCTTTTTCGATGGACTGAATATCGGGCACTATGCGAGCGCCGAGGTGGATGCGCTGCTGCAGCAGGCACTTGAGGCCACTGACCGGGCGGAGCGTGCGGAGCTCTACGCGCAGATGCAGGAGCACGTGATGCAGGATCTGCCGGTCCTGCCGCTCGCGTTCCCCCATGTACTGGTGGCGCGATCGGAGCGCTTGCAGGGCAGCGAGATTACCGTTATCCTGGTGCGCAATCGTGCGGATATCGCGCAGTGGGTTCCGGTCGTAGGCGAATGA
- a CDS encoding ABC transporter ATP-binding protein — MEPLLEVRNLRTQFFTQDGVVKAVDDVSFHIMPGETLGVVGESGCGKSITAMSIMRLIPSPPGKIVSGEILFEGEDILKMSDEEVRSIRGNKIAMIFQDPMTSLNPVLTINRQISEALELHLGMSRSQARQRSIELLKMVGIPNAEERVDQYPHQFSGGMRQRVMIAMALSCNPRMLIADEPTTALDVTIQAQILDLMRNLQQEHNTALMMITHDLGVVAGMTDRIQVMYAGHIVETAPTEELFANPRHPYTVGLLNSIPRLDAQVKEKLQPIRGLPPDLIDLPDMCPFLPRCDYAREKCEQKNPPLLDVNERHRSACWYWEEVSKEGPRA, encoded by the coding sequence ATGGAACCGCTGCTCGAGGTGAGGAACCTGCGAACCCAGTTCTTCACACAGGATGGTGTGGTGAAGGCCGTCGATGACGTGTCCTTCCACATCATGCCCGGGGAGACGCTGGGAGTGGTGGGTGAGAGCGGCTGCGGTAAGAGCATTACCGCCATGTCGATCATGCGCTTGATCCCATCGCCACCCGGCAAGATCGTCAGTGGCGAGATCCTGTTTGAGGGTGAAGACATCCTCAAGATGAGCGACGAAGAGGTCCGCTCGATTCGGGGCAATAAGATCGCCATGATCTTCCAGGACCCGATGACGTCGCTCAACCCGGTGCTGACGATCAACCGCCAGATCAGCGAGGCACTCGAGCTGCACCTGGGGATGAGCCGCAGCCAGGCACGCCAGCGCAGCATCGAGTTGCTGAAGATGGTGGGTATCCCCAACGCCGAGGAGCGGGTGGACCAGTACCCGCACCAGTTCTCGGGCGGTATGCGCCAGCGCGTGATGATCGCGATGGCCCTCTCCTGCAACCCACGGATGCTGATCGCCGACGAGCCGACCACCGCGCTCGACGTGACGATTCAGGCCCAGATTCTCGACCTGATGCGGAACCTGCAGCAGGAGCACAACACCGCGTTGATGATGATTACCCACGACCTGGGGGTCGTGGCCGGCATGACGGATCGCATCCAGGTCATGTATGCCGGGCACATCGTCGAGACGGCACCGACGGAGGAGCTGTTCGCCAACCCGCGGCACCCGTACACGGTTGGCCTGCTGAACTCGATCCCGCGCCTGGACGCGCAGGTCAAGGAGAAGCTCCAGCCGATCCGCGGTCTGCCGCCGGACCTCATTGACCTGCCGGACATGTGCCCGTTCCTCCCTCGCTGCGACTATGCGCGTGAGAAGTGTGAGCAGAAGAATCCGCCGCTGCTTGACGTGAATGAGCGGCATCGATCAGCCTGCTGGTACTGGGAGGAAGTCAGCAAGGAAGGGCCGAGGGCATAG
- a CDS encoding ABC transporter ATP-binding protein — MATEQVTSNGEVKQGEILLDVRDLYMHFPLTRGIIFQRKVGAVQAVDGVTFQVRKGETLGLVGESGCGKSTTGRAILQLYKPTAGQVLFKGQDLTKLDAGQMRKMRRYLQMIFQDPYASLNPRMTVGSIISEPMQIHNLVPKNQRNERVQELLETVGLNPYFANRYPHEFSGGQRQRIGVARALAANPEFIVADEPVSALDVSIQAQIINLLEDLQEQFQLTYLFIAHDLSVVRHISDRVAVMYLGKIVELADRNALYEDPLHPYTKALLSAVPIPDPVVEKKRERIILTGDVPSPINPPSGCHFHTRCPYAMDVCRTIEPRFVDQGGGHFVACHLYPNSGA, encoded by the coding sequence ATGGCGACGGAGCAGGTGACAAGCAACGGCGAGGTCAAGCAGGGCGAAATCCTGCTCGACGTGCGCGACCTCTATATGCATTTCCCGCTGACCCGCGGCATCATCTTCCAGCGGAAGGTTGGCGCGGTCCAGGCGGTTGATGGCGTCACGTTCCAGGTCCGCAAGGGCGAGACCCTGGGGCTGGTGGGCGAGTCGGGGTGCGGTAAGAGCACCACCGGCCGGGCTATCCTGCAGCTCTACAAGCCGACTGCCGGCCAGGTTCTCTTCAAGGGCCAGGATCTGACGAAGCTCGACGCCGGCCAGATGCGCAAGATGCGGCGCTATCTCCAGATGATCTTCCAGGATCCGTATGCGTCGCTCAACCCGCGCATGACGGTCGGCAGCATCATCAGCGAGCCGATGCAGATCCACAACCTGGTGCCGAAGAACCAGCGGAACGAGCGGGTCCAGGAGCTGCTGGAGACGGTCGGTCTGAACCCGTACTTCGCCAACCGCTACCCGCACGAGTTCTCGGGCGGTCAGCGGCAGCGTATCGGCGTGGCCCGGGCGCTGGCGGCGAACCCGGAGTTCATCGTGGCCGATGAGCCGGTGTCGGCACTCGACGTGTCGATCCAGGCGCAGATCATCAACCTGCTGGAGGATCTGCAGGAGCAATTCCAGCTCACGTACCTCTTCATCGCCCACGACCTGAGCGTGGTGCGGCACATCTCGGACCGGGTGGCCGTGATGTACCTCGGGAAGATCGTGGAGCTGGCGGACCGCAACGCGCTCTACGAGGACCCGCTGCACCCGTACACCAAGGCGCTACTGTCGGCGGTGCCGATCCCGGACCCGGTCGTGGAGAAGAAGCGCGAGCGGATCATCCTGACCGGCGACGTGCCGAGCCCGATCAACCCGCCGTCCGGCTGCCACTTCCACACGCGCTGCCCGTACGCGATGGATGTGTGCCGGACGATCGAGCCCCGGTTCGTGGATCAGGGCGGTGGGCACTTCGTGGCCTGCCACCTCTATCCGAACTCGGGGGCCTAG
- a CDS encoding site-2 protease family protein, protein MIGFPGARPDATVIIMTMLAFVIATTVHEFCHAWSALMLGDDTAQRQGRITLNPIAHFDPIGFLGMMLIAVAGFGIGWGRPVPINPARLRGRQRGVALTALAGPASNIVLATLFIIPLRFGQADLPYAAEVFLNRMVFVNILLASFNLIPIPPLDGHKILTGLLPDFWYPYLAPLERYGVLILLGLIMIGRIGQPILVSMYAPVYGLLRSLIAGPVPI, encoded by the coding sequence GTGATCGGCTTTCCCGGCGCGCGACCGGACGCGACCGTTATCATCATGACGATGCTCGCGTTCGTGATCGCGACGACCGTGCACGAGTTCTGCCATGCGTGGTCTGCCCTGATGCTCGGCGACGATACCGCCCAGCGTCAGGGCAGGATCACGTTGAACCCGATCGCGCACTTCGACCCGATCGGGTTCCTCGGCATGATGCTGATCGCCGTCGCCGGCTTCGGCATCGGCTGGGGCCGTCCGGTCCCGATCAACCCTGCGCGCCTGCGCGGCCGGCAGCGGGGCGTGGCGCTGACGGCACTGGCCGGGCCGGCGTCGAATATCGTGCTGGCGACGCTGTTCATCATCCCGCTCCGCTTCGGGCAGGCGGACCTGCCGTACGCGGCCGAGGTCTTCCTGAACCGAATGGTCTTCGTCAACATCCTGCTGGCGTCGTTCAACCTGATCCCGATCCCGCCGCTCGACGGCCACAAGATCCTGACCGGGCTCTTGCCCGACTTCTGGTACCCCTACCTTGCGCCGCTGGAGCGGTACGGTGTCCTGATCCTGCTGGGGCTGATCATGATCGGGCGGATCGGCCAACCGATCCTGGTATCGATGTACGCACCGGTCTACGGCCTCCTCAGGTCGCTGATCGCCGGCCCTGTGCCGATCTAG
- a CDS encoding HDIG domain-containing metalloprotein produces the protein MCRMGLGGGPLPAGAAARPVQRVVQFFAYIRPRRGAVDRELRRLVTPEQWALLARLSRADRAHLLGVYRRLVAQGCQDCDVLLAALLHDVGKADERARTGVSQRVAAVLLGRFAPGLLAALARPGRDRWRHGLYLAREHARLGAEQARQAGCNERVCWLIAHHHAEAVEDPGLRLLQAADEGMEGWG, from the coding sequence ATGTGTCGTATGGGGCTGGGTGGTGGACCGCTCCCGGCCGGCGCGGCGGCGCGACCGGTCCAGCGGGTCGTGCAGTTCTTCGCCTACATCCGCCCGCGCCGCGGGGCGGTGGATCGCGAGTTGCGGCGACTCGTGACCCCGGAGCAGTGGGCGCTGCTGGCGCGCCTGAGCCGTGCCGACCGTGCGCACCTGCTGGGGGTCTACCGGCGCCTGGTTGCTCAGGGCTGCCAGGATTGTGACGTCTTGCTGGCGGCGCTGCTGCACGACGTGGGCAAGGCGGACGAGCGGGCGCGCACCGGTGTGTCGCAGCGCGTCGCGGCAGTGCTGCTGGGCCGCTTCGCGCCCGGGCTGCTTGCGGCATTGGCGCGCCCTGGCCGCGATCGCTGGCGGCACGGGCTGTACCTTGCCCGGGAGCACGCGCGCCTGGGGGCGGAACAGGCGCGCCAGGCCGGCTGCAACGAGCGGGTGTGCTGGCTCATCGCGCACCACCACGCCGAGGCCGTGGAGGATCCTGGCTTGCGCTTGCTCCAGGCGGCGGATGAAGGGATGGAAGGGTGGGGGTGA
- a CDS encoding segregation and condensation protein A, producing MGVTVAPPLRLADCQLRLPTFEGPLDVLLRLIERNQLDITDVSLVAVTDQFLAYVAALSDTPPELLAEFTAVASRLLALKSRSLLPAPPQEVEEPEPDDLTRQLRVYQAVKAAAGHLQVRERSGLRAFARPPARLDGLPVTEHLAPVPLPSLLRALRRCFGRVRPAPRPYRPTPIITLAQMTSRLLSRLRDRSRFSALLGDSPSRGEYLVGFIALLSLLRQRVVDATQSTLFGEIEVWRLDSAAEAADD from the coding sequence GTGGGGGTGACGGTCGCGCCGCCCTTGCGACTTGCCGACTGCCAGCTCCGGCTGCCCACCTTCGAGGGGCCGCTGGACGTCTTGCTGCGCCTGATCGAGCGGAACCAGCTCGACATCACCGACGTGTCGCTGGTGGCAGTGACCGACCAGTTCCTCGCCTACGTCGCGGCGCTGTCGGATACCCCGCCCGAGTTGCTGGCTGAGTTCACGGCTGTCGCGTCGCGGCTGCTGGCGCTCAAGTCGCGCTCGCTCCTCCCGGCGCCGCCGCAGGAGGTGGAGGAGCCGGAGCCGGACGATCTGACGCGCCAGCTCCGGGTCTACCAGGCCGTGAAAGCTGCGGCAGGGCATCTGCAGGTGCGGGAGCGGAGCGGGCTGCGTGCCTTTGCGCGTCCTCCCGCGCGGCTGGATGGCCTCCCCGTGACCGAGCACCTGGCACCGGTGCCGCTGCCGTCGCTGCTCCGCGCGCTGCGCCGTTGCTTCGGACGCGTCCGCCCGGCACCGCGCCCGTACCGCCCTACGCCGATCATCACGCTGGCGCAGATGACGAGCCGCCTGCTGTCGCGCCTCCGCGACCGAAGCCGGTTCAGCGCGCTGCTCGGCGACTCGCCGAGCCGGGGGGAGTACCTCGTGGGCTTCATCGCGCTGCTCTCGCTGCTGCGCCAGCGGGTCGTCGACGCGACCCAGTCCACGCTCTTCGGCGAGATCGAGGTCTGGCGGCTCGACAGTGCGGCGGAGGCGGCCGATGACTGA
- the scpB gene encoding SMC-Scp complex subunit ScpB: protein MTEPSVQPFQLPLEQVAEEERAAALGALLFVASDPVPVAVLAQHVGCTLAEARAALEELAARLDAVGLMVQWCGEDQVQVVSSPRYARQVQRFLGLERTVRLSQAALETLALVAYRQPITRGEIDTIRGVDSSGVLQTLLARGLIEPVGRLQAPGNPIQYGTTTEFLRFFGLGSLAELPPPPDDLPGPEDEG from the coding sequence ATGACTGAACCCTCGGTTCAGCCCTTCCAGTTGCCGCTCGAACAGGTGGCGGAAGAGGAGCGGGCCGCCGCGCTTGGCGCGTTGCTCTTCGTAGCGAGCGACCCGGTGCCGGTGGCGGTGCTGGCCCAGCACGTGGGATGTACCCTGGCCGAGGCGCGGGCTGCACTCGAGGAGCTGGCCGCGCGCCTGGACGCCGTCGGGCTGATGGTGCAGTGGTGCGGCGAGGATCAAGTGCAGGTCGTGTCGTCGCCGCGCTATGCGCGGCAGGTGCAGCGCTTCCTCGGCCTGGAGCGGACGGTGCGCCTGTCGCAGGCGGCGCTGGAGACGCTGGCGCTCGTGGCCTATCGTCAGCCTATCACGCGCGGCGAGATTGATACCATCCGCGGCGTCGATTCCAGCGGCGTGCTTCAGACCCTGCTCGCGCGCGGCCTGATCGAGCCGGTCGGCCGGCTCCAGGCGCCGGGCAACCCGATCCAGTACGGCACCACCACCGAGTTCCTGCGCTTCTTCGGCCTCGGCAGCCTCGCCGAACTACCACCTCCCCCCGACGACCTGCCAGGGCCCGAGGACGAGGGATGA
- the fabG gene encoding 3-oxoacyl-ACP reductase FabG, with product MSPNRLEGKVAIVTGAAKGIGKGIARVLAAEGAKVVIADVDEARGMATAEELRQAGQEVDFIRTDVTKRSDAEAMASFAVSRFGGLHILCANAGIFPSARIEDMTEADWDLVHNINLKGTFFTVQACLPHMRQQRYGKIVVTSSITGPVTGFPGWAHYGASKAGQMGFIRTLAIEVARDNITVNAVQPGNIRTEGMEDVGEEYIRQAEAVIPMGRLGTPEDVAYAVLFLASDESNYITGHAIVVDGGQILPESPMALS from the coding sequence ATGAGCCCAAACCGGCTGGAGGGGAAGGTCGCGATCGTGACCGGTGCCGCGAAGGGCATCGGCAAGGGGATCGCGCGCGTGCTGGCGGCGGAGGGCGCCAAGGTCGTTATCGCGGATGTCGATGAGGCCCGAGGGATGGCGACGGCGGAGGAACTCCGGCAGGCCGGGCAGGAGGTTGACTTCATCCGCACCGACGTCACGAAGCGGTCGGACGCCGAGGCGATGGCGAGCTTCGCGGTGAGCCGTTTCGGCGGGCTCCACATCCTCTGCGCCAACGCCGGGATCTTCCCGTCGGCTCGGATCGAAGACATGACCGAGGCCGACTGGGACCTGGTGCACAACATCAACCTCAAGGGCACCTTCTTCACCGTCCAGGCTTGCCTGCCCCACATGCGGCAGCAGCGCTACGGGAAGATCGTCGTCACCTCTTCGATCACCGGGCCGGTCACCGGATTCCCTGGCTGGGCTCACTACGGGGCCAGCAAGGCGGGCCAGATGGGGTTCATTCGGACGCTGGCCATCGAGGTCGCGCGCGACAACATCACGGTCAACGCCGTGCAGCCCGGCAACATCCGCACCGAGGGCATGGAGGATGTCGGGGAGGAATACATCCGCCAGGCCGAGGCCGTCATCCCGATGGGGCGGCTGGGCACCCCGGAGGATGTCGCCTACGCCGTGCTCTTCCTGGCCAGCGACGAGTCGAACTACATCACCGGCCATGCCATCGTCGTGGACGGCGGCCAGATCCTGCCGGAGTCACCGATGGCCCTCTCCTGA
- a CDS encoding DUF6483 family protein yields the protein MYQRDYLLRLIAQMTEVLAVVLRLRRRGEPEQAQALIDQTMGRLVGLHLADADSLDAEQIASLLRVVKADHPGPPTVAEQLTVIATLLHESADLRTTDWAFEREYARRVKALMLYLIVLHDEEPDSAQAIEGVDTVLRALDGYELPGRVRDELWQHFARRGQYARAEDWLFTLVDDPEAPDDILERGMVFYMRLCELSDADLEAGNLPRDEVDTGLAELRAIAARAMPGKGEAEGGDA from the coding sequence ATGTACCAGCGAGACTACCTGCTCCGCCTGATCGCCCAGATGACGGAGGTCCTCGCCGTCGTGCTGCGGCTGAGGCGGCGCGGGGAACCGGAGCAGGCGCAGGCACTGATCGATCAGACCATGGGGCGCCTCGTCGGACTCCATCTCGCCGACGCCGATAGCCTCGACGCCGAGCAGATCGCCAGCCTCCTCCGCGTCGTCAAGGCCGATCACCCCGGCCCGCCAACGGTCGCCGAGCAACTGACCGTGATCGCGACCCTCCTGCATGAGTCTGCGGACCTGCGGACGACCGACTGGGCCTTCGAGCGGGAGTACGCCCGCCGCGTCAAGGCGCTCATGCTGTACCTGATCGTGCTCCACGATGAGGAGCCGGACTCGGCCCAGGCGATCGAAGGGGTCGACACCGTGCTCCGTGCGCTGGACGGCTACGAGTTGCCGGGAAGGGTGCGCGACGAGCTGTGGCAGCACTTCGCGCGGCGCGGGCAGTACGCCCGGGCGGAGGACTGGTTGTTCACGCTGGTCGACGACCCGGAGGCGCCGGATGACATCCTCGAACGCGGGATGGTCTTCTATATGCGACTATGTGAGCTAAGTGACGCAGACCTGGAGGCCGGGAATCTCCCCCGGGACGAGGTTGACACCGGCCTGGCCGAGCTGCGAGCCATCGCGGCTCGGGCCATGCCCGGCAAGGGCGAGGCAGAAGGAGGTGACGCATGA